A single window of Scylla paramamosain isolate STU-SP2022 chromosome 27, ASM3559412v1, whole genome shotgun sequence DNA harbors:
- the LOC135114083 gene encoding uncharacterized protein LOC135114083 isoform X1, which translates to MSKGVIQQACPPQTAAARSMGSGMQNVLNTGTEDKVDTAKQKPRRQPCCGFCRNHNLEVPVINHHCQYAECTCVFCELTRRRRRIMRHQQRLWRYKKFSWQQREAEENTSEGEGTPNNFQSEEQQEQLDPAKSHTRREMVCDKCRNHNKIVKKRGHKGSCPFENCKCELCIFTIKRQKLMKHQQRVRRSQIAAPAVQVVRSPPQPRATADSPDSDLQSVKSVPPISPPTDSLHERTERNTEAGRSPLVHAAPQDMSPTVEWTSQMNECTMEEAPQPQDNCFHPVTTTPCQPTPLDHHLEYHGTSDMHSPIQLTKNDHNLNSSPRLEYPGNMRLSVMCGGFGRVPQVQNVSTALSSLPAYGHHRFVPWNGAVSEMGERCRMEPNNNVHHQVPLRPQPIPADRLPRPQMDWPFIGFSYPPANILQSAPQPSISVCDNFMPQHPQAGMDEHWYGTRGPHPTEGNGVSYSGGLPYFASALLHPGAKPSLSLMPTDRTLPEYGSSLTEFKQRDLHQVNHFGAFPRNCNNVIV; encoded by the exons ATGTCAAAGGGCGTGATACAGCAGGCCTGCCCACCACAGACTGCAGCTGCTCGGAGCATGGGCAGTGGAATGCAGAACGTTCTAAACACAG GAACCGAAGACAAAGTAGACACCGCCAAGCAGAAGCCGAGGAGGCAGCCATGTTGTGGTTTCTGCAGGAACCACAACCTGGAGGTGCCAGTCATCAACCATCACTGCCAGTATGCTGAGTGCACCTGCGTGTTCTGCGAGCTCACCAGGCGGCGCAGGAGGATCATGCGTCACCAGCAGCGCCTGTGGAGGTATAAAAAGTTCAGCTGGCAGCAGAGGGAGGCGGAAGAGAACACTAGTGAGGGTGAAGGGACACCAAACAACTTCCAGTCAGaggaacagcaggagcagctGGACCCCGCCAAGAGCCACACCAGGAGGGAAATG gtGTGCGACAAATGCCGGAACCATAACAAGATCGTCAAGAAGCGCGGCCACAAGGGCAGCTGTCCGTTCGAAAACTGCAAGTGTGAACTGTGTATCTTCACCATCAAGCGACAGAAACTCATGAAGCACCAGCAGCGAGTGAGAAG ATCTCAAATAGCTGCACCCGCGGTACAAGTCGTGAGGTCGCCACCGCAGCCCCGGGCCACCGCTGACAGTCCGGATAGTGATCTGCAGTCCGTGAAAAGTGTCCCACCCATAAGCCCACCCACAGACAGCCTTCACGAAAGGACGGAGAGGAACACTGAAGCAGGAAGAAGTCCTCTTGTCCACGCCGCTCCTCAGGACATGTCACCCACA GTTGAATGGACCAGCCAAATGAACGAGTGTACCATGGAGGAGGCGCCGCAGCCGCAAGACAACTGCTTCCACCCTGTTACCACCACCCCCTGCCAACCGACACCCCTCGACCACCATCTGGAATACCACGGCACCTCAGACATGCACTCACCCATCCAGCTCACCAAAAATGATCATAACCTTAACTCATCCCCAAGACTCGAGTATCCGGGAAATATGAGGCTGTCGGTGATGTGTGGCGGGTTTGGACGCGTTCCGCAGGTTCAGAACGTCTCCACCGCactgtcctccctccctgcgTATGGGCACCATCGCTTTGTGCCTTGGAATGGAGCAGTGTCTGAGATGGGTGAAAGGTGCAGGATGGAACCCAACAACAACGTTCACCATCAAGTTCCGCTCAGACCACAACCCATTCCCGCCGATCGCCTTCCGCGTCCACAGATGGACTGGCCGTTCATAGGCTTCTCTTACCCTCCAGCCAACATACTTCAGTCAGCCCCACAACCTTCAATCTCTGTCtgtgacaacttcatgccacagCATCCCCAGGCAGGCATGGACGAACATTGGTATGGTACCAGAGGTCCCCACCCGACGGAAGGTAACGGTGTCTCTTATTCCGGTGGCCTTCCTTACTTTGCCTCTGCCCTGCTACATCCTGGTGCCAAACCTTCCTTGTCGCTGATGCCCACGGATAGAACTCTGCCGGAGTATGGCTCATCTCTGACCGAATTCAAACAGCGAGACCTGCACCAAGTCAACCATTTTGGAGCCTTCCCGAGAAACTGCAACAATGTCATAGTATGA
- the LOC135114083 gene encoding uncharacterized protein LOC135114083 isoform X2, translating to MKELLVLTRLFAGLRHIEVRCRNNIDGSVCYLSCSWILSLAGVLEPKLYPPFCAAGTEDKVDTAKQKPRRQPCCGFCRNHNLEVPVINHHCQYAECTCVFCELTRRRRRIMRHQQRLWRYKKFSWQQREAEENTSEGEGTPNNFQSEEQQEQLDPAKSHTRREMVCDKCRNHNKIVKKRGHKGSCPFENCKCELCIFTIKRQKLMKHQQRVRRSQIAAPAVQVVRSPPQPRATADSPDSDLQSVKSVPPISPPTDSLHERTERNTEAGRSPLVHAAPQDMSPTVEWTSQMNECTMEEAPQPQDNCFHPVTTTPCQPTPLDHHLEYHGTSDMHSPIQLTKNDHNLNSSPRLEYPGNMRLSVMCGGFGRVPQVQNVSTALSSLPAYGHHRFVPWNGAVSEMGERCRMEPNNNVHHQVPLRPQPIPADRLPRPQMDWPFIGFSYPPANILQSAPQPSISVCDNFMPQHPQAGMDEHWYGTRGPHPTEGNGVSYSGGLPYFASALLHPGAKPSLSLMPTDRTLPEYGSSLTEFKQRDLHQVNHFGAFPRNCNNVIV from the exons atgaaagaaTTATTGGTCCTGACGAGATTATTTGCTGGACTTCGACATATTGAGGTAAGGTGCCGCAACAACATTGATGGATCCGTGTGCT ACCTTTCGTGTAGTTGGATCCTCTCTCTGGCTGGAGTGCTGGAGCCTAAACTTTATCCTCCATTCTGTGCTGCAGGAACCGAAGACAAAGTAGACACCGCCAAGCAGAAGCCGAGGAGGCAGCCATGTTGTGGTTTCTGCAGGAACCACAACCTGGAGGTGCCAGTCATCAACCATCACTGCCAGTATGCTGAGTGCACCTGCGTGTTCTGCGAGCTCACCAGGCGGCGCAGGAGGATCATGCGTCACCAGCAGCGCCTGTGGAGGTATAAAAAGTTCAGCTGGCAGCAGAGGGAGGCGGAAGAGAACACTAGTGAGGGTGAAGGGACACCAAACAACTTCCAGTCAGaggaacagcaggagcagctGGACCCCGCCAAGAGCCACACCAGGAGGGAAATG gtGTGCGACAAATGCCGGAACCATAACAAGATCGTCAAGAAGCGCGGCCACAAGGGCAGCTGTCCGTTCGAAAACTGCAAGTGTGAACTGTGTATCTTCACCATCAAGCGACAGAAACTCATGAAGCACCAGCAGCGAGTGAGAAG ATCTCAAATAGCTGCACCCGCGGTACAAGTCGTGAGGTCGCCACCGCAGCCCCGGGCCACCGCTGACAGTCCGGATAGTGATCTGCAGTCCGTGAAAAGTGTCCCACCCATAAGCCCACCCACAGACAGCCTTCACGAAAGGACGGAGAGGAACACTGAAGCAGGAAGAAGTCCTCTTGTCCACGCCGCTCCTCAGGACATGTCACCCACA GTTGAATGGACCAGCCAAATGAACGAGTGTACCATGGAGGAGGCGCCGCAGCCGCAAGACAACTGCTTCCACCCTGTTACCACCACCCCCTGCCAACCGACACCCCTCGACCACCATCTGGAATACCACGGCACCTCAGACATGCACTCACCCATCCAGCTCACCAAAAATGATCATAACCTTAACTCATCCCCAAGACTCGAGTATCCGGGAAATATGAGGCTGTCGGTGATGTGTGGCGGGTTTGGACGCGTTCCGCAGGTTCAGAACGTCTCCACCGCactgtcctccctccctgcgTATGGGCACCATCGCTTTGTGCCTTGGAATGGAGCAGTGTCTGAGATGGGTGAAAGGTGCAGGATGGAACCCAACAACAACGTTCACCATCAAGTTCCGCTCAGACCACAACCCATTCCCGCCGATCGCCTTCCGCGTCCACAGATGGACTGGCCGTTCATAGGCTTCTCTTACCCTCCAGCCAACATACTTCAGTCAGCCCCACAACCTTCAATCTCTGTCtgtgacaacttcatgccacagCATCCCCAGGCAGGCATGGACGAACATTGGTATGGTACCAGAGGTCCCCACCCGACGGAAGGTAACGGTGTCTCTTATTCCGGTGGCCTTCCTTACTTTGCCTCTGCCCTGCTACATCCTGGTGCCAAACCTTCCTTGTCGCTGATGCCCACGGATAGAACTCTGCCGGAGTATGGCTCATCTCTGACCGAATTCAAACAGCGAGACCTGCACCAAGTCAACCATTTTGGAGCCTTCCCGAGAAACTGCAACAATGTCATAGTATGA